From Salinibacterium sp. ZJ450, one genomic window encodes:
- a CDS encoding right-handed parallel beta-helix repeat-containing protein, with the protein MIRACSALAVSALFVLGATLGPLTAPGAHAAESASADKIDEVDEVAEGRPYPGDPTFEAALVADEDARLVDVRSVISSAPWRDIDTARPYLIATPRTNTLVLVPRAEPYTLQELAGTATGSVRVRADGAYLISDHIAVQEGATLLLQHDGGMRVRLVSGADYFTSIVVLGGSLLVRGAPGAPVDIGSVDHGGPRVDADTSDGRAYLRVLGGHAEISDATVHDLGFWSGETGGLALTGIEPPDQTADAPTAPDAAGESSSLPTVALTEEERAALAVQGTLRRVKVDGNAFGIFASNAESLVIDATTVSDSLVSGILFHRFVTRSTITNTTSRGNAVDGFAVARASTGNAFSRITSTDNGRNGMTLDGRPLADGPSATGTAVRTYGDNVVFRGTFADNTRYGVEINGGESLAVRSSTISGNEMGIVLANEAQGVRLTNNELRGQARQGIAVRETVSGVYIGRNSIVGGETGIYLRNAVGDVVDNTISHAAIHGITLVGSTTGSTVTENTVTGAGPSAIYADRSRGAIVERNEVDGWTESRSLDAVLAGIFQPLTIVWVIVMLIVVLSVVARARARAAGIRHPYESHQPLSSYSRGVVERSELEAAAQRSEWAIESERAETDTATRAGAPV; encoded by the coding sequence ATGATCCGGGCATGCTCAGCGCTGGCCGTATCCGCCCTGTTTGTGCTCGGAGCGACCCTGGGGCCTCTCACGGCACCAGGTGCCCACGCGGCCGAATCCGCTTCGGCGGACAAGATCGACGAGGTCGATGAGGTGGCTGAGGGCCGGCCGTACCCGGGCGATCCCACTTTCGAGGCGGCGCTCGTCGCGGACGAAGACGCGCGCCTGGTCGACGTCCGGTCGGTGATCAGCTCCGCACCCTGGCGTGACATCGACACCGCCCGGCCCTACCTGATCGCCACCCCGCGCACCAACACGCTGGTGCTGGTGCCCCGTGCCGAGCCATACACACTGCAGGAGTTGGCCGGCACCGCGACAGGCTCGGTGCGTGTGCGCGCCGACGGCGCGTACCTCATCAGCGACCACATCGCCGTCCAGGAAGGCGCGACGCTGCTGCTGCAGCACGACGGCGGCATGCGGGTGCGACTGGTCAGCGGCGCGGACTACTTCACCTCGATCGTGGTGCTCGGCGGGAGTCTTCTGGTCCGAGGCGCGCCCGGCGCACCCGTTGACATCGGAAGTGTCGACCATGGCGGTCCGCGGGTTGATGCCGACACCTCCGACGGCCGTGCCTACCTGCGCGTGCTCGGTGGCCACGCCGAGATCAGTGACGCCACAGTGCATGACCTGGGCTTCTGGAGCGGGGAAACCGGCGGGCTCGCCCTCACCGGAATCGAGCCGCCGGACCAGACCGCCGACGCGCCGACTGCTCCGGATGCCGCGGGCGAATCGTCCTCGCTACCCACGGTCGCCCTGACCGAGGAGGAGCGCGCCGCGCTAGCGGTGCAGGGGACTCTCCGGCGGGTGAAGGTGGACGGCAACGCCTTCGGGATCTTCGCCTCCAACGCCGAGAGCCTGGTCATCGATGCAACAACTGTCAGCGACAGCCTGGTCTCCGGCATCCTCTTCCACCGCTTCGTCACCCGTTCGACGATCACGAACACGACCTCCCGCGGTAACGCCGTGGACGGGTTCGCGGTCGCCAGGGCGAGCACCGGAAACGCCTTCAGCCGGATCACCAGCACCGACAACGGCCGCAACGGGATGACCCTCGATGGGCGACCGCTGGCTGATGGGCCGAGCGCGACGGGCACCGCGGTGCGGACCTACGGCGACAACGTGGTCTTCCGGGGAACCTTCGCCGACAACACCCGCTACGGCGTCGAGATCAACGGCGGCGAGTCGCTGGCGGTGCGCTCATCCACGATTTCCGGCAACGAGATGGGCATCGTCCTGGCCAATGAGGCGCAGGGCGTGCGGCTGACGAACAATGAGCTGCGCGGCCAGGCACGCCAGGGAATCGCCGTGCGCGAGACGGTCAGCGGTGTCTACATCGGACGCAACTCCATCGTCGGCGGAGAAACGGGCATCTACCTGCGAAATGCCGTCGGCGACGTCGTGGACAACACCATTTCCCACGCCGCCATCCACGGCATCACGCTGGTGGGCTCGACGACCGGGTCAACGGTGACCGAGAACACGGTGACCGGGGCAGGTCCGAGTGCGATTTACGCGGACCGATCCCGCGGCGCGATCGTCGAACGAAACGAGGTGGACGGGTGGACCGAGAGCCGCTCGCTCGACGCCGTCCTGGCGGGCATCTTCCAGCCGTTGACGATCGTCTGGGTGATCGTCATGCTGATAGTGGTGCTGTCCGTGGTCGCACGGGCGCGGGCGCGGGCCGCCGGTATCCGACACCCCTACGAGTCGCACCAGCCGCTCAGCAGCTACAGCCGCGGTGTGGTTGAACGCAGCGAACTGGAGGCTGCGGCACAGCGCAGCGAATGGGCTATCGAGTCCGAGCGGGCAGAAACTGACACAGCAACGAGAGCGGGGGCTCCGGTATGA
- a CDS encoding glycosyltransferase, with translation MTNAGTAAAELSRFYESVSVFMPVAIAGAIVWGLWLVRFVLSHRVKPIVSDFRTSTSVVVPSYHEDPDILLQCLDTWRAQNPDEIIIVLDVEDLEAYDRISALGDERVTPILFHHVGKRSALGVGIRRARGEVVLLVDSDTQWQPGLLEAVQMPFTDPLVGAVSTHQNVYQRDTSIWRRMADWMVNLRYYDYVPAMGRVGAVPCVSGRTAVYRRSAIIPLVDHLENEFFLGRRCIAGDDGRLTWLVLASGYRTVHQSTARALSMFPITFAAFVKQRVRWSRNSYRCYFTAMSKGWLWQVPVITQLTVLQIVLTPLTMGLSMVYLIFSRFEFTTVGALLAVGWLLLGRGIRGISHLRRHPRDILILPLFALTVILVALPIKAYAFVTMNKQGWLTRRADQVGGDGQHSRTLQPSASDSTAAADRATAPDSTAVAA, from the coding sequence GTGACTAACGCCGGCACCGCAGCGGCCGAGCTGAGCCGCTTCTATGAGTCGGTCAGCGTGTTCATGCCCGTCGCGATCGCAGGCGCGATCGTCTGGGGGTTATGGCTGGTGCGCTTCGTGCTCTCGCACCGGGTGAAGCCGATCGTGTCGGATTTCCGCACCAGCACCTCAGTGGTGGTGCCCTCGTACCACGAGGATCCCGACATCCTGCTGCAATGTCTGGACACCTGGCGGGCCCAGAATCCCGACGAGATCATCATCGTGCTGGATGTCGAGGATCTCGAGGCGTACGACCGGATTAGCGCTCTCGGTGATGAGCGCGTGACCCCGATCCTGTTCCATCACGTTGGTAAGCGGTCGGCGCTCGGTGTCGGAATCCGGCGAGCGCGGGGCGAGGTGGTGCTGCTGGTCGATTCCGACACGCAATGGCAGCCCGGACTGCTCGAGGCGGTGCAGATGCCCTTCACCGATCCGCTTGTCGGCGCGGTGAGCACCCACCAGAACGTCTACCAGCGGGACACCAGCATTTGGCGTCGCATGGCGGACTGGATGGTCAACCTGCGCTATTACGACTATGTGCCGGCGATGGGGCGGGTCGGCGCGGTGCCCTGCGTTTCCGGTCGCACGGCCGTGTATCGGCGGAGCGCGATCATTCCCCTCGTCGACCACCTGGAGAACGAGTTCTTCCTTGGGCGGCGCTGCATCGCGGGGGATGACGGCCGGCTGACCTGGCTGGTGCTGGCGTCCGGATATCGCACGGTGCACCAGTCGACCGCGCGGGCGCTGTCGATGTTCCCGATCACCTTTGCCGCCTTCGTCAAGCAGCGCGTGCGCTGGAGCCGCAACTCCTACCGCTGCTACTTCACCGCGATGAGCAAGGGGTGGCTGTGGCAGGTTCCCGTCATCACCCAGTTGACGGTGCTGCAGATCGTGCTCACCCCGCTGACGATGGGGCTCAGCATGGTCTACCTGATCTTCTCCCGCTTCGAGTTCACCACGGTCGGCGCCCTGCTGGCAGTGGGGTGGCTGCTGCTCGGTCGCGGCATCCGGGGCATCTCCCATCTGCGACGGCATCCCCGCGACATCCTGATTCTGCCGCTCTTCGCCCTCACCGTGATCCTCGTCGCGCTCCCGATCAAGGCGTATGCCTTCGTGACCATGAACAAGCAGGGCTGGCTTACCCGCCGCGCCGATCAGGTCGGGGGAGACGGGCAGCACTCGCGCACCTTGCAGCCCTCGGCGTCTGACTCGACGGCGGCGGCCGACCGGGCCACGGCACCTGACTCGACGGCGGTCGCGGCATGA
- a CDS encoding DsbA family protein gives MTTPIKVDIWSDIACPWCYIGKRKFEAGAAGFDGEVEIEYHSFELAPDTPVDFDGSETDFLSQHKGLPVPQVKEMLDRVTGIASTVGLNYDYDALQHTNTIKAHQLLHFAKSQGKQIEMKERLLKAYFEEGRHVGRDEDLADLAAEIGLDREAALVALRDQTFLGDVQADIAQAREYGINGVPFFVFEGKYGVSGAQDAATFVQVLEQVKADREQAA, from the coding sequence ATGACTACTCCCATCAAGGTTGACATCTGGTCGGACATCGCGTGCCCGTGGTGCTACATCGGCAAGCGCAAGTTCGAGGCCGGAGCGGCCGGCTTCGACGGCGAGGTGGAGATCGAGTACCACTCGTTCGAACTGGCCCCAGACACCCCCGTCGACTTTGACGGCAGCGAGACCGACTTCCTCAGCCAGCACAAGGGACTGCCCGTGCCCCAGGTGAAGGAGATGCTCGACCGGGTCACCGGTATCGCCTCGACCGTCGGGCTGAACTACGACTACGACGCGCTTCAGCACACCAACACCATCAAGGCGCACCAGCTGCTGCACTTCGCGAAGAGCCAGGGCAAGCAGATCGAGATGAAGGAACGCCTGCTCAAGGCCTACTTCGAAGAGGGCAGGCACGTCGGACGCGACGAGGACCTCGCCGACCTGGCCGCCGAAATCGGACTCGACCGCGAGGCCGCGCTCGTCGCGCTCCGTGACCAGACCTTCCTCGGCGACGTGCAGGCCGACATCGCCCAGGCGCGCGAGTACGGCATCAACGGGGTGCCGTTCTTCGTCTTCGAGGGCAAGTACGGCGTGTCAGGGGCACAGGATGCCGCGACCTTCGTGCAGGTGCTCGAGCAGGTCAAGGCGGACAGGGAGCAGGCAGCGTGA
- a CDS encoding IS30 family transposase yields the protein MKPKFGPAERERFFELMAAGSSMNAASAAVGASRGAVRRWWAQSGPMTPLRMGPHGGMAEPVPPPREKSGRSLSSEDRAVIQAGLGQRLPLSQIGALIDRDKSVVSREISRNRGPDGVYRARIADRLAGSRRARPKPFKLAVNELLCRRIAAWMDQGWSPRLIADMLRRTAGRDQTSRVSHETIYQALYVQTRGNLRADLNQQLSLKRRSRVSRSSRANPKNPYREAFTISQRPAEAADRAVPGHWEGDLIIGGGNRSAIGTLVERASRFVILLHLPGRHTAPEVADAMIEQMRHLPEHLRRSVTWDRGTELADYERIQLELNTRLYFCDPHSPWQRGSNENTNRLLRFWFEKGSDLSTHTAADLRKVQDTLNKRPRPTLDYRTPAQALAQFLQAA from the coding sequence ATGAAGCCGAAGTTCGGGCCGGCGGAGCGAGAACGGTTCTTCGAGTTGATGGCCGCAGGGTCGTCGATGAATGCCGCGAGTGCTGCGGTGGGCGCGTCGCGGGGCGCCGTGAGACGGTGGTGGGCGCAATCTGGGCCGATGACACCTTTGCGGATGGGCCCGCACGGTGGGATGGCCGAACCGGTGCCGCCGCCGCGGGAGAAGTCCGGGCGCTCTCTGAGCTCGGAGGATCGCGCCGTGATCCAGGCGGGGCTGGGTCAGCGGTTGCCCCTGTCGCAGATCGGGGCGCTGATCGACCGGGACAAGTCCGTGGTCTCCCGTGAGATCAGCCGCAACCGCGGCCCGGACGGGGTCTATCGGGCGCGGATCGCCGACCGGCTCGCGGGATCTCGGCGAGCTCGTCCGAAACCGTTCAAGCTCGCGGTGAACGAGCTGCTGTGTCGCCGGATTGCGGCCTGGATGGACCAGGGCTGGAGCCCGCGACTGATCGCGGACATGCTCCGCCGCACGGCCGGGAGGGATCAGACTAGCCGGGTGAGTCACGAGACGATCTACCAGGCGCTATATGTGCAGACGCGTGGGAATCTGCGGGCGGATCTGAACCAGCAGCTCAGCCTGAAACGGCGATCCCGGGTCTCCCGGTCGAGCCGGGCTAACCCGAAGAACCCGTATCGGGAGGCGTTCACCATCAGTCAGCGGCCGGCCGAGGCCGCCGACCGCGCCGTCCCGGGGCACTGGGAGGGCGACCTGATCATAGGTGGAGGGAACCGGTCGGCGATCGGCACCCTGGTGGAACGCGCCAGCCGGTTCGTGATCCTGCTGCACCTGCCCGGTCGACACACCGCCCCGGAGGTCGCCGACGCGATGATCGAACAGATGCGGCACCTGCCCGAGCATCTGCGCCGGTCGGTCACCTGGGACCGGGGAACCGAGCTGGCCGACTACGAACGCATCCAACTCGAGCTGAACACCCGGTTGTACTTCTGCGACCCGCACTCGCCCTGGCAGCGGGGCAGCAACGAGAACACCAACCGGCTGCTCCGGTTCTGGTTCGAGAAGGGCAGCGACCTCTCGACTCACACGGCGGCCGACCTGCGCAAGGTTCAGGACACCCTGAACAAGCGGCCCCGGCCGACCCTGGACTACCGCACCCCCGCGCAGGCCCTCGCCCAGTTCCTCCAGGCAGCCTGA
- a CDS encoding glycine--tRNA ligase: MAAPSRLDSVISLAKRRGFVFQAGEIYGGSRSAWDYGPLGVELKENIKRQWWRHMVTSRDDVVGLDSSVILPKRVWEASGHVEVFSDPLVECLSCHKRYRADHLLEEFEEKKGRAPENGLGDIVCVNCGTRGQWTEPKEFSGLLKTFLGPVDDEAGLHYLRPETAQGIFVNFANVLSASRMKPPFGIGQIGKSFRNEITPGNFIFRTREFEQMEMEFFVEPGTDEEWHQYWIDRRMAWYTDLGITPENLRLFEHPSEKLSHYSKRTVDIEYRFGFQGSEFGELEGIANRTDFDLTTHAAASGSDLSYFDQSKNERWTPYVIEPAAGLTRSLMAFLVDAYAEDEAPNTKGGVDKRTVLRLDRRLAPVKAAVLPLSRNEQLSPVAKELAADLRQYWNIDFDDAGAIGRRYRRQDEIGTPFAITVDFDTLEDKAVTVRERDTMKQERISLDRLQGYLAGELLGA; encoded by the coding sequence TTGGCCGCGCCTTCCCGTCTCGATTCCGTCATCTCCCTGGCCAAGCGCCGGGGCTTCGTGTTCCAGGCCGGTGAAATCTACGGCGGGTCACGGTCGGCATGGGACTACGGGCCCCTCGGTGTCGAGCTCAAGGAGAACATCAAGCGGCAGTGGTGGCGGCACATGGTCACCAGCCGCGACGACGTGGTCGGGCTCGACTCATCCGTGATCCTGCCGAAGCGCGTCTGGGAGGCATCCGGTCACGTCGAGGTCTTCAGCGACCCGCTGGTTGAGTGCCTGAGCTGCCACAAGCGCTACCGGGCCGACCACCTGCTCGAGGAGTTCGAGGAGAAGAAGGGCCGCGCCCCTGAGAACGGCCTCGGCGACATCGTCTGCGTCAACTGCGGCACCCGCGGCCAGTGGACCGAGCCCAAGGAGTTCTCCGGGCTGCTGAAGACCTTCCTCGGCCCGGTCGATGACGAGGCCGGGCTGCACTACCTGCGCCCGGAGACCGCGCAGGGCATCTTCGTCAACTTCGCCAACGTGCTGTCGGCGTCCCGGATGAAGCCCCCGTTCGGCATCGGCCAGATCGGCAAGAGCTTCCGCAACGAGATCACCCCCGGAAACTTCATCTTCCGCACCCGCGAGTTCGAGCAGATGGAGATGGAGTTCTTCGTCGAGCCCGGCACGGACGAAGAGTGGCACCAGTACTGGATCGACCGGCGGATGGCCTGGTACACCGACCTCGGCATCACCCCCGAGAACCTGCGCCTGTTCGAACACCCTTCCGAGAAGCTGTCGCACTACTCGAAGCGCACCGTCGACATCGAGTACCGGTTCGGCTTCCAGGGCAGCGAGTTCGGCGAGCTGGAAGGCATTGCCAACCGCACCGACTTCGACCTGACCACGCACGCCGCGGCATCCGGATCCGACCTCTCCTACTTCGACCAGAGCAAGAACGAGCGCTGGACCCCGTACGTGATCGAGCCGGCGGCCGGCCTCACCCGGTCGCTCATGGCCTTCCTCGTCGACGCGTACGCCGAGGACGAGGCGCCGAACACCAAGGGCGGCGTCGACAAGCGCACCGTGCTGCGGCTGGACCGCCGACTCGCGCCGGTGAAGGCAGCCGTGCTGCCGCTGTCGCGCAACGAACAGCTGTCTCCGGTGGCGAAGGAACTCGCCGCCGACCTGCGCCAGTACTGGAACATCGACTTCGACGACGCCGGCGCCATCGGTCGCCGCTACCGTCGGCAGGACGAGATCGGTACCCCGTTCGCGATCACCGTCGACTTCGACACCCTCGAGGACAAGGCGGTGACCGTGCGCGAGCGCGACACCATGAAGCAGGAGCGCATCTCGCTCGACCGCCTGCAGGGCTACCTCGCCGGGGAGCTGCTGGGCGCCTGA
- a CDS encoding aminotransferase class V-fold PLP-dependent enzyme, translating into MTTASPTRQTVSPALQAAIDSFLDPRGYLAVASMGLPTKQSVAALSADLDLWAHAHRDPQAYDAVIAETRRDYARLVGVTADRVAMGSQTSVMASLLAAAAPDGAEILCVDGDFSSIVFPFDMRPGIHTRSVPLEALADEISDATWLVSFSLVQSATGQVADVAAIIEAARRHSAFTFCDTTQAAGVLPVDASQFDATACHTYKWLCSPRGVAFLTLGERFEAELEPVQAGWYAGDDVWQSCYGPAMHLAGDARRFDLSPAWQAWIGARPAIRMFADLDIAEVWARTSGLGDQLCDALGIPQQHQAIVTWPDADGSDLRRLSDAGIRVSGRAGRLRASFHLWNDASDVRAVVAALGTSARR; encoded by the coding sequence ATGACGACGGCATCGCCCACCCGCCAGACGGTTTCGCCCGCCCTCCAGGCTGCGATTGACAGCTTTCTCGATCCCCGCGGCTACCTGGCCGTCGCCTCGATGGGTTTGCCGACCAAACAGTCGGTCGCGGCGCTGAGCGCAGACCTGGACCTCTGGGCGCACGCCCACCGCGACCCGCAAGCGTACGACGCGGTCATCGCCGAAACCCGCCGCGACTACGCCCGGCTGGTGGGCGTGACGGCCGACCGGGTGGCCATGGGGTCGCAGACATCCGTGATGGCCAGCCTGCTCGCCGCCGCCGCACCGGACGGCGCCGAGATCCTCTGCGTCGACGGCGACTTCTCATCCATCGTCTTCCCGTTCGACATGCGGCCGGGAATCCACACCCGCAGCGTGCCGTTGGAGGCGCTGGCCGACGAGATCAGCGACGCCACCTGGCTGGTCTCGTTCTCGCTGGTGCAGTCGGCCACCGGGCAAGTGGCGGATGTCGCGGCCATCATCGAGGCGGCCCGGCGACACTCCGCGTTCACCTTCTGCGACACCACCCAGGCCGCCGGGGTGCTGCCGGTCGACGCCAGCCAGTTCGACGCGACCGCCTGCCACACCTACAAGTGGCTGTGCTCGCCACGCGGTGTCGCCTTTCTCACCCTGGGGGAGCGGTTCGAAGCGGAACTCGAGCCGGTGCAGGCCGGGTGGTACGCCGGGGATGACGTCTGGCAGTCCTGTTACGGGCCGGCCATGCACCTCGCCGGTGACGCGCGCCGCTTCGACCTGTCGCCCGCCTGGCAGGCGTGGATCGGTGCCCGCCCGGCGATCCGCATGTTCGCCGACCTGGACATCGCCGAGGTCTGGGCGCGCACCTCCGGGTTGGGCGATCAGCTCTGCGACGCGCTCGGCATCCCGCAGCAGCATCAGGCCATCGTCACCTGGCCGGATGCCGACGGCAGCGACCTGCGTCGACTGTCGGATGCCGGCATCCGGGTCTCCGGACGCGCCGGCAGGCTGCGGGCGTCGTTCCACCTCTGGAACGACGCCAGCGATGTGCGCGCCGTGGTGGCGGCGTTGGGCACGAGCGCGCGGCGATAG
- a CDS encoding cysteine desulfurase family protein: protein MLYLDHAATAPVRREVLEAMWPYLTGEFGNPSSHHELGDAAARALLAARESVAELLGCRPGEVIFTSGGTEADNLAIKGIGLGNPRGRHLITSAIEHPAVLESCDYLARHHGFEVTVVGVDRFGMVRPADVAAAMRPDTTLVSVMTANNEVGSVQPIVDIATLARDRDIPSHTDAVQAAGWVDVSLPALGVDAISLAGHKLGAPKGTGVLAVRGRIPLEPLLHGGGQERGKRSGTENVAGAVGFATALRLSEGDRVRHAAVVSARRDIFIARVLELVPGARLTGHPEHRLPGSASFVFPGTSGEAVLLQLEGRGIVCSSGSACAAGSDDASPVLLAMGLPAAVAQTAVRFSFDASAASEQLLFAAEAVRDAVAALHQLA from the coding sequence GTGCTCTACCTGGACCACGCGGCCACCGCCCCGGTGCGCCGCGAGGTGCTGGAGGCAATGTGGCCGTACCTCACCGGCGAGTTCGGCAACCCGTCCAGCCACCACGAACTCGGCGACGCCGCGGCGCGCGCCCTGCTGGCGGCCCGCGAGTCGGTGGCCGAGCTGCTGGGCTGCCGGCCGGGCGAGGTGATCTTCACCTCGGGCGGAACCGAGGCAGACAACCTGGCGATCAAGGGGATCGGGCTCGGCAACCCACGCGGGCGGCACCTGATCACCTCGGCGATCGAGCACCCTGCGGTGCTCGAGTCCTGCGACTACCTGGCGCGGCACCACGGCTTCGAGGTCACCGTGGTCGGCGTCGACCGGTTCGGCATGGTGCGACCGGCGGATGTCGCGGCCGCGATGCGCCCGGATACCACGCTGGTCTCGGTGATGACCGCGAACAACGAGGTGGGCAGTGTGCAGCCCATCGTCGACATCGCGACGCTGGCGCGGGACCGCGACATCCCGAGCCACACCGACGCGGTGCAGGCCGCGGGCTGGGTGGATGTCTCGCTGCCGGCGCTCGGCGTCGACGCGATCAGTCTGGCCGGGCACAAGCTCGGCGCACCGAAGGGCACCGGCGTGCTGGCCGTCCGCGGCCGCATCCCGCTCGAACCGCTGCTGCACGGGGGAGGACAGGAGCGCGGCAAACGGTCCGGCACCGAGAACGTGGCGGGTGCCGTTGGGTTCGCCACCGCCCTGCGGCTGAGCGAGGGCGACCGCGTGCGGCACGCCGCCGTCGTGTCGGCCCGCCGCGATATCTTCATCGCCCGGGTACTCGAACTGGTGCCCGGGGCCCGGCTCACCGGACATCCGGAGCATCGTCTGCCCGGCAGCGCCTCATTCGTCTTTCCCGGCACCAGCGGCGAGGCGGTGCTGCTTCAGCTGGAGGGCCGCGGCATCGTCTGCTCGAGCGGCTCCGCCTGCGCGGCGGGTAGTGACGACGCCTCGCCGGTGCTGCTGGCGATGGGCCTGCCGGCGGCCGTGGCGCAGACCGCCGTGCGGTTCAGCTTCGACGCGTCGGCGGCATCAGAGCAGCTGCTCTTCGCTGCCGAGGCGGTGCGGGATGCCGTGGCGGCGCTGCATCAGCTCGCCTGA
- the nadC gene encoding carboxylating nicotinate-nucleotide diphosphorylase, giving the protein MLTTPLIDSIVAAALAEDAPWGDITSEAVIPATARASAVLSAREDGILAGSAVFASAMRQVDPATTVSFTLSDGDRFLAGDTLATVDGDARAVLTAERVALNLVQRLSGIATLTAQYVAAVAGTRARIVDTRKTTPGLRALERQAVRAGGGRNHRYSLSDAVLVKDNHLAVLTAGGRDLGEALREVRARLGHTTHFEVEVDRIDQIEPVLSAGVDTIMLDNFSLNQLREGVALVNGRALVEASGGVSLSTVAGIADTGVDLISVGALTHSARALDLGLDIRLDTP; this is encoded by the coding sequence ATGCTGACCACACCGCTAATCGACTCGATCGTCGCCGCCGCCCTCGCCGAAGACGCCCCCTGGGGTGACATCACCTCGGAAGCGGTGATCCCCGCGACCGCCCGCGCCAGTGCGGTGCTGTCCGCTCGGGAGGACGGCATCCTCGCGGGCAGCGCCGTGTTCGCGTCCGCCATGCGCCAGGTCGACCCGGCCACCACGGTGTCCTTCACGCTCAGCGACGGCGACCGGTTCCTGGCCGGCGACACCCTGGCGACAGTGGACGGGGATGCGCGCGCCGTGCTCACCGCCGAACGGGTCGCCCTGAACCTGGTGCAGCGCCTGTCGGGCATCGCCACCCTCACCGCGCAGTACGTGGCGGCCGTCGCCGGGACCCGCGCTCGCATCGTCGACACCCGCAAGACCACGCCGGGGTTGCGCGCCCTGGAACGCCAGGCCGTGCGCGCGGGCGGCGGACGCAACCACCGCTACTCGCTCTCCGACGCCGTGCTCGTCAAGGACAACCACCTCGCGGTGCTCACCGCGGGCGGCCGCGACCTCGGCGAGGCACTGCGCGAGGTGCGCGCCCGGCTTGGCCACACCACCCACTTCGAGGTCGAGGTCGACCGAATCGACCAGATCGAGCCGGTGCTGAGCGCCGGCGTCGACACGATCATGCTCGACAACTTCAGCCTCAACCAGCTGCGCGAGGGCGTCGCCCTGGTGAACGGACGCGCGCTGGTGGAGGCCAGCGGCGGGGTGTCCCTGTCGACGGTCGCCGGCATCGCCGACACCGGGGTGGACCTCATTTCGGTTGGCGCGCTGACACATAGCGCCCGCGCGCTTGACCTGGGGCTCGACATCCGTCTGGACACTCCATGA